Within Cellulophaga sp. L1A9, the genomic segment GGCTATCTAATGAAATTTGTACGAGCGTTTGATCGATACTTGTTTTCCAAAAAACTATTCTTCCGCTAACATTAGTTCCTGTCGGATCAGTGCTTTCTATGGTGTAAGCAATATATGAAGTTAGTGTTCCGCCTCCATCTGCAGTGTCTAATTCAGCTTCTAATTTATCAGACTCGCATGAGGTAGCTATTAGAAATAAAAATACTGCGCTTATTTGTTTTATATAGGTCTTTATCATGATATCAATTTTTTTAATTAATTAGAAAGAAAAGCTTAGTCTACCGAAATAGTAAGATCCATTTGAACCTTGTTGGTAATTAGAATACAGATAGAAACCTCTATTTGCAGCGATAAGAATATCTGGATAATTATTAAAAATATTATTTCCACCAACAGTTAAGCTAATGTGTTCAGTTGCCTTATAAGTAATACCTATATCAGTAACAAATTCGCTAGAAAAGGTTTGATCATCATATAAGCCATTAGCATCTAATGTATTGTCAAGTGTAGTAACTTCTCCGTAGAAAGTTTCTCTTAACATACCAGACCATTTTCCTATAGAATATGTCGCTGAACCAATGAAAGTTGTGTTTGGCGTCCCAGTTTCAAATTGTCCGATACTAGATCTGTTTACATATTTTTCTTCAACTTCTGCATCAGTTAATACGGTATTCAAATCAGGAATAGTAGAATTTTTAAAGGTATTTTTTCTTAGAACTCCCGAAGCCATTAAGCCTAACATTCCGTCGCCCACACGTTCATTGTAGTTGGCTACAATTTCTATACCTTTTGTACTAACATCACCACCATTGATTCTGAAAGAAGCAAGTCCTTCTCCGATAATTGGCTCTAAAACAGGAGCATCACTAGCATCAAATTCACTGGTTTCAAAAATTCTATCCTTAATTTCTATTGAGTAAGCGTCAACAGTAAGTTCTAACTTATTAAATAACTTAGTGGTAAAACCAATACTAAAGTTTGTTGATTTTTCTTCTGTAAGTTGCGGAATTCCCAATGCTTTTGCTGCAGTACTTGTATTTGGATATAATGTACCATCATAAGGTGTTAGACCAATAAAGAAGGTGTAAGTGTGCGAGTAATTCAATTCCTGTAGTGAAGGAGCTCTAAAACCAGAACTGAATGAACCTCTGAAGGCAAAGTTATCTAAAATGGAATATCTAGTTGCAAATTTACCTGTGAATACGCCACCAAAATCAGAATAATTTTCAGCTCTAAATGCAGTGCTAACAAACCATTTTTTAGTAACATCTAACTCCATATCTAAATAGGCTGCAGTTACAGAACGGTAGGCATCACTTTCATTGCCGGGAGCAAAGCCTCTGAAGCATTGACAGTTGGGGCTATAAACTTTATTGAACGATTGGCTTACACCTGCATATTCAAGTACAACAGGATCACCATTGGCATCAACGATAGGTGCTGATTCAAGGTCTTCTAAAGGTGCTCCATCTGGGCCTACAAGGACCTCATTGTCTGTTGAAGCCGTATATAAACCTGCATCACCAGCTTCATAGCTCTCTTCTTGCCCTGCCATAATTTTATAATTTTCAACGCGAAGTTCAGTACCAACGGCGATATTAAAACCAGAAAGAATATCATCGTAATATCTTGAAATATCAAAGTTCATGGTGTTTTGGTAAAAACTGTGTGTACCTAAATTCATATCTGTAGGAGAAGCAGATTGTAAACTTGAGTTAAAAGTATTGAACATATCAAATGTCATTTTGTTGCGACCGAAAGTGTTGCTAAAGTCGAAATCAAAATCACCTAGTTTGCCTTCTATTCCGCCTGTAAAAGCAATGTTGGTTTGAGTAGTTTCAATTTGTGGTCTAAATCCATTTGGATATAAATCATAATTTGCTCTATCAGCTTGGGCTGGCCTTCTAAAAAAACAGCTATAGGCATCAGTGTATTTGTAACCAAAATCACCGAAAGAATAAAATTCGGTATTCTCGTTGATAGGTAAAGCCATGTTATAGGAAATTACACCTAATTTTGAACCAGCAGATCCTGCATAAGTTGAAAAATCTTTATATGTAAGTCCTCTAGCGGCCATTAAGCCTTCATCGGTTGTTAAGGATGCTGCAAGTTCAGTATCTCCAGCGGCTTGAGCTGCAATTAATTCTGGGTTCGTTATGATAACGTTACCTTGAGTATCTGTTCTTTGATTGTTTAAATAAGCATCGCCATAAGGAGTAGCTTCACTTACATTAGGTCTAATTGTTTTTTCAGCCTGTCTGTAAGTACCTGTTAGGTTTAAATAACCTCCATTTTCAAAACCTACTCCATAATTGGTAGATAATTGATAGTTCATACCATCCGCTTCAGTATCTTGAAGTAATTCTTGTGCAGTCTCACTTACATCAGAACCGCTTAAGTCTGGCGCTTTGTTTGGATAGCCACCCATAGTTAAGCTACCAGAGAACTTGTTTGTTCCTTTTTTCAATACCACATTCATAACCCCCGCAATGGCATCAGAACCGTACTGTGCTGAAGCACCATCTCTTAATATTTCTACCCTGTCAATAGATTCAGGAGAAATAAAACTCATATCTACGGCATTTGCTGGGCTACCTGTTTGTGAAGCTGCTAACAACGCCGATGTATGTCTTCGTTTACCATTAATCAAAACTAACATTTGGTTAGGTGCTAAGCCTCTTAGTGTGGGTGGATCTACAGATGATGATAAATCACCTCCTTGTGATTTAAAGGCACTGAAAGATGGTGCTGATGCAACAAGCATTTCAGCTAACCCTAATTGAGGCATGTTTATGCTTTGGGTTGCTATACTAATAACATCTACAGGAGATGCAGTTTCTAATTTTGTTCTAGCTTGTCCTCTAGAACCAATTACTACCATCTCTTCTAATTGTTGTGCAGATGCAATAAGTTGTATGGTGATAAATGTTTGATTGTTTATTTTGGCTTCTTTTGAAGCAAAGCCCAATGAGGAGAATAAAAGAGTTCCTTTGGCTGGAGCTGTGATGTTAAATAGGCCATCAAAATCTGAGATAGCACCTATAGCGGTGCCTTTTACAATAATGTTCGCTCCGGATAGCGGTTCGCCCATATCATCAATAATTTTACCTTTGATTTCGATATCTTGGGCGTTAACTACCAATAGGGCATTCAATAGAAATAATGTTAGCAAGAATTTCTTCATTTTCAGAGGGTTTTTTGGTTATTATTATACTACCCATACCATTTCTGTAATTTTTCTCGATGAATTACGGAAGACGCAAAAGGCATTATTTAAATTCTAAAAAGGAAAGTTCCGGAAACTTCACTATGGTATAAAAATGTTAAATTTTATACTACCAATATTAATAATAGTTATTAATAAATAAAAATCAATAAATAACTTAAATCAGTGATTATAATGTAATGATTTTGGTAAAAATCAACATATATTATATACTTTTTAGAAATTCCATCAATTATTGTGTTTTCCAATATTTAGGTAGCTAAAATATGATAGATTGATAAAATAAGCGTCAATTGTACTTTTATGAATTTGAAAAATAAATTACAGTCCTATTAATAATTTAATAATGTATTGGGGTGAATGTTAAGTAATAATTATATTATTTTTATAATAATTGAATTATTTTCAAGGTTTTATTTAAAAATTGGATTTTAATTCAATGGTTTTAATTTTTTGATGCCATTCCCTTTTTTGAATCTACTATGATTTTACCCATACTCATGAACCAGATGAAGGATAAGGGAGCTACATTAAATATTGATTATATAAAATAGACGAGTATTAAACCTTATTTCTAAGTTTTTTTTGAAATGAAAGGCACTTTATTACAACTTATACGAATTTTGGAGATAGTATAAATAAATTTTAAAACGGGTACTTATGATTTTTTTGTAAAAATTTATGCTAAAGTTGCTGAGCGTTACCAGGCAGTGTATCAAAATATTATATTAACAATTAGTAACATCAGTGCAATGGCGCCTTTTAAATGTATGAAAGAAAATGCCAATTGGCATACTAGTTTTGGTGTAGCTTAAAACAATAGCAACAAGTCTACAGCTGAAATTGGATACAGCGCTAACCTGATAATTATCATATTTTTTCTTTTAATACAACAGTAGGTTTGTACTAAATACAATTCCAATGTGCACATTAGTTCAAAAATATAACGTTCCAGGTCCAAGATATACAAGTTACCCTACCGTTCCTTATTGGGATATTTATAATTTTTCTGGAAAAAAATGGCAATCCACTTTAATTCAAAGTTTTGAGGAAAGTAATAGTTCTGAAGGTATCAGCTTATATATCCATTTGCCTTTTTGCGAAAGCATGTGTACCTTTTGTGGGTGTCATAAACGCATTACTAAACGTCATGAAGTAGAAGTGCCTTATTTACAAACCATACTTAAAGAATGGCAATTGTATTGCAATTTGTTTTCTGAAAAACCTAGGGTAAAAGAGCTTCACTTAGGTGGAGGTACGCCAACCTTTTTCTCGCCAGAAAATTTAGAATATTTAATTAAAGGAATTTTTAAAATAGCAGATAAGGCAGCTCATTATGAGTTTAGTTTTGAGGGTCATCCTAATAATACCACAAGGGAGCATTTACAAGCCTTATATAATGTAGGGTTTAGGCGGGTAAGTTTTGGCGTTCAAGATTATAATGAAAAAGTGCAGAAGGCTATTCATAGAGTGCAACCTTTTGAAAATGTAAAAAAAGTGACAGAGGCTGCTCGCGAAATTGGGTATACTTCTATAGGTCATGACATCATATTTGGTCTTCCGCACCAAACTATTGCAGATGTAGAACAAACAATTTTAAAGACAAAAGAATTAATGCCAGACCGTTTGGCATTTTACAGCTATGCGCATGTGCCGTGGTTAAAAGGAAATGGTCAGCGTGGTTATAATGATGATGATTTGCCTACAGCTGAAGAGAAACGTTTGCAGTATGAAACTGGAAAAAAATTATTAGCCCAAGTGGGTTATGAAGAGATAGGTATGGATCATTTTGCATTAAAAACTGATAGTTTGTTTAAAGCGATGGAAAATGGTGCATTACACCGAAATTTTATGGGTTATACGGCTTCAAAAACACAATTGATGATTGGTTTGGGTGCTTCAAGTATTAGTGATAGTTGGTATAGTTTTGCTCAAAATGTAAAAGGTCTGGAAGAATATGAGCATCTTGTCGAAAATGCTATCATTCCTATTTATAGAGGTCATATTTTAACGGATGAAGACACGATAATAAGAAAACATATTCTAAATTTAATGTGCAGATTTGAAACCGTATTTACAGCAGAAGAAATTCAGCTATTAGATTTGGAGGCTTCTTTTGATAAGTTACAGGAAATGCAAGCTGATGATTTACTTCAGATTGATTCTTATAAAATTACAGTATTAGAAAAAGGAAGGCCATTTATTAGAAATATTTGTATGGCTTTTGATATGCATTTACAACGAAAAGCGCCTGAAACAAGGCTGTTTTCCATGACAATATAAATTTAACCTCTTAATTATAAACTATGAAGAATATCATTGTACCAATAGATTTTTCGATTCAATCGGAGAATGCTTTAAAAGTTGCAGTATCATTAGCTAAAAAACACAATTCTAAAATTTTTGCGTTACATATGCTAGAATTGAATCAAGCATATATTACGTCTACTGAAGGCGCACATCCAGAACAGACTGTTTTTTTATTAAAAATGGCCGAAAAACGTTTTGCAGAATTTTTAAATAAACCATTTTTAAAAGGTGTTGAGATAAAACCAATAATTAAACATTTTAAAGTCTTTAGTGAGGTTAATGAAGTTGCGGAGGCTAACAATGCAGACATGATTGTTATGGGATCGCATGGTACTGATGGTGTTATGGAAATTTTTGTAGGTTCTAATACAGAAAAAGTAGTCCGTAATTCAGAGGTTCCTGTTTTAGTAATTAAACATAGATTAGATGAATTTACACCTAAAACTATGGTTTTTGCCTGCGATTTGAAAGAAGAAAATGTGAATGCCTATCAGCGCGCTAAATACATTGCAGAACAATTTTCTGTAGCGCTACATATAGTGTATATAAATACTCCAGGAGATAATTTCTTGAGTTCAGAAGACATCAATATAAAAATAGAAAAATTTTCAGCTGTTGTAGGGCAAGAATTTATCAATGTAAAAATCTACAACGACTATACTGTTGAGACGGGTGTTATTAATTATGCAGAAACTCAAGGGATTGATTTAATCGGAATACCTACTCATGGTAGAAAAGGAATATCTCACTTCTTTATGGGAAGTATAGGAGAAGATGTAGCTAATCATTCAACAATACCAGTAGTTACGTTTAAAATTTAATAATGTTGATTTGTTTGTGAATCTTGAAAAGGGGTGCTTTAATTAGTGCTCCTTTTTTATTTAGATCTGTTTTCAAACATTTTCATGTAGAGCATGCTACTCATTTGTCGCGCTCTGTTTTTAGCAATGAAAGCTGTATCTCCTGTAAATAACTCATCAATGGTTTCAAACCATAGATTAAGCCATAAACCAAAGTGCTCCGGTGTGATAGAATGGTTCATCTTATCATCAATTTCATTGTGTGCCTTAATTGGATTTCCGTGGTACTTACGCTTTAGAAACAGCTGTGTTTCCCAGAAATCTGTTAGCAACTCTAAATGGCTTTCCCAATCTGTAATAATGCCAGTGAATATTGGTCCAAGAACGTTATCTAATCTCACTTTTGCGTAAAAACTGCGCACCAATACACTAACATCAGTTCTGTTTTCTATTTCTTTTTGTGGCATTTTTTTATTCTTTAGGCAAGGTGAGGTTTAGTTCTGGCATTCTAGGTTAGAAGATACTACTTCTGCCACTGGTTTTGGTGATACGTAAGGAATACCGAGGCCTAATCCTCTTAGAATAAATAAAGCACCAATGAGGACCACAAAAACAGGAATTAACTTTTGTATTTTCTGTTTTGCAGCTCCTTTTAAAAGACTACTAAAATAGATGGCTGTTGTCATGAGAGGAATAGTACCAGCGCCAAATAAAACCATATATAACGCACCTTCTAAAGGATTGCCCATGGCAATGGCTCCAAAAAGACCCATATAGACCAATCCACATGGAAGAAAACCGTTTAAAAAACCAATGGTAATAAATGTATCTGCTGTTTTTTTCTTCAGTTCTTTACCTAAACGATTCTTGACTTTTCCTATGATGCGATACATAGGTTTAGAAAAGTTGTAAGTACTAATGAATTTGTGAGGCAGTACTACTACAATGATCATTAGAATACCAATGGCAATAGATAATTTTTGCTGCATTCCAAAGACAAATAAGCCTTTGCCTAGTAGGCCAAAAACCAAGCCTAAAGTTCCGTAAGCTAATAATCTTCCTATGTGATAGATGAAGATTTGCGAGAATTTTTTAAAGTTGTTTGTTCTATCAACAGGAAGCATAAAAGCAATTGGGCCACACATGCCTACGCAGTGAAAACTACCCATAAGGCCTAATATGATTGCTGATACTAACATTTAATAGGTTATTTTTTCTTTGTGAAGATATTCTTCGTCTTTATATTCCCAAGAAATTTTAATGTCCCAGCGGCCTTCTAATAAACGTTTGTCAGGTACGAGCAAATGTGAGTCGGATAGACGTATTGGAAAGTCAAAATCCAGATGTTTATTAGAAGGTCTGTATAGGGACACTGTGCCTTTAACAACAGTATTATCTATGTTTTTAGGAAATGTTATCACTAAGCCTTCGGTTGTTTTTTCTACTTCGATATTTTTATTATCATCATTAGCATTATTTTCGGCATCAATTTCTTTTTGAAAACCAAGTTCTTCTTTATAATACTCTTCAGTAACCAAATCATGATTTGCTTTATGATCTATATTCATGCGAATGACAAAAAATAGAATAAAACTTATAAAGCAAACAAAAGCTATTACGATACTTGTTCCCCAATTTATTTTCATAATTTCTTTTATTAATTTGAGCTGAAAATTGATTACCAACCATTTTACTTATAACTCCTAGGGGCTAAAAATGCAGTTGTCGTAGTTTCAATTAGATTATCACCACTATATACGGCAATTTTTATTCTTTCTTTATCGCTTTTAATGGCGCTATTATTAATTTCTATAAACAGTGTTCCTTCTGCTAAATTTTGTGCAGGAACTATAAAGTCTTCATGACGCACTAACTTAATAGTACCCTTGTGAGAAATAAGCTTAAAATGAACATCATCAATATCTTCATTGGTTTTGTTTAGTAACTTATAGGTATACACGTTACTAATGATATTTCCCTCTTTGTGTTCATATAGCTGCCCTGGTAACCTAAGGATATTTGCTTCTATGTCGTTTCTTAAAAATAGCATCCCTATTAAAACTCCGGTAAGGATTACTAATATTGCAGTATATCCTTTTAACCTAGGGGTAAACTTGAACTTTTCTTTTTTAACAATCTCATCTTCACTAGCATAACGTATTAATCCTTTAGGAAGATTGACTTTTTCCATTATTGTGTCACATTCGTCAATACAAGCGGTACAGTTTACACATTCTAATTGCGTACCATTCCGAATATCAATTCCTGTTGGACAAACATTTACACATTGAAAACAATCAATACAATCGCCATTCCCTAATGCTTCACGATCTTCATTTTTACGCCATTTTTTACGTCCATTTTCACTTTCACCGCGTTTGTGATCATAGGCTACAACAATAGATTTATTGTCTAATAAAACGCCTTGCATTCTACCATAAGGACAAGCAATAATACATACTTGCTCTCTAAACCAAGCAAAAATAAAATAAAATACAGCCGTGAATATCAATAAAGATATCATGGTACTTATGTGTTGTCCAGGACCATCCGTTACATATTGTATTAACCGGTCACTACCAATTAAATAAGCTAAAAACACATTGGCAATTAAGAAGGATATAATAAAAAATATGATCCATTTTAACACCCGTTTTTTTATTTTCTCGGCGTTCCATTCTTGGCGTTCTAATTTTATTTGTGCGCCACGATCTCCATCAATCCAAAATTCAATTCTACGGAAAACCATTTCTAAGAAAATGGTTTGCGGACACATCCATCCACAAAAAATACGACCAAAAGCAACAGTGAATAAGGCAATAAAGATGACGCCAATAATCATAGATATCACGAAAAGGTGAAAATCTTGTGGCCAAAATGGAAATCCGAAAATATTAAAGCGTCTTTCCAGAACATTAAACATTAAAAACTGATTTCCATTTATTTTCACAAATGGAGCTGCAACTAGAAATGCCAAAAGGAAATAACTTACATATTTACGGTACTGATAAAATTTACCGCTTGGTTTTTTAGGAAAAATCCAAGCTCTTTTACCGTCTTCGTTAATAGTACCTATTGAATCTCTAAAATTTTCAGTGTCTTGAGCCATCTCTTAGTATTTAAACTGTTTTAACCAATTAATTAATTCATTACTACGCTGGTTGAATCAGTAACTTGCTCTTGTATTTCAGTGGCTGGAGCAGGTGTATTCGGGTCTACCCAAATATCTCCATCGGGAGCTTTTGGATTAGCGGGAGTTTTCCCATTTATTTCTTGTAAAACGTAACTTGCAACTTGGGCAATTTCGGCGGGTTTAAGCGTTTGCTTCCAAGCAATCATTCCTTTACCGTCTCTACCACCTTCAGATATAGTGTGAAAAACATTTTTAATTCCACCCCCTAAAATCCAATATTGATCGGTTAGGTTAGGGCCAATTCCACCTCCACCATCTGCCATATGACAAGCAACACAGTTAGATTCAAATATTTTTTTTCCAGCACTAAGGTCTCCGGCATCTGCTAATAATACTACAGTACTTTCGTCCACAAGATCTTTTGCTGTTTTCTTATATTCTTCTATTGCTAAATTAGCATCAGCAACTTCTTGTTCGTATTCTGTAATTTGGTTGTAATCATTAAAAACGTGAAAACGTAACAGATACACAATCGCGAAAACGATACTCGCATAAAACATATATACCCACCATGGCGGTAATTTATTATCTAGTTCTCTAATTCCGTCATAATTATGGTCTAAAACAATTTCGCTTTCTACTTCCATTGGTTTAGAACCTAACATTTTCTTGTAAATGTTTTTACCCCATTTCCATTCCCATTTCGTGGTTTTAGAAACTAGGTAACGCTCTTTTGCTTCTTCTGAAAGCGTCTGGAACATCACATTTTCAATGGAGCTTAAAATAAGCTCTATGGCAATAAGAATAATAAGCACCAATACCATAAAGAACTGAGTGATTGGGTAGGCTATTATTGCGGGTTGTTTTCCAGAGTCAACAAAATATTCCATCAATCCGAAGATGAGGAAGAATAGTGCCGGGACTCTTATCCACCAAAGTGATTTATTTTTCATAATACTTAGTTTTATTGGTTGTCTTTTTCTAATGGTAATTCACTTACTTCACTTATGTAATCTTTTGAGGCGGTAAATACCCACCCAAAAAGCACTACAAAAAAGATAAAGAAGATTAATAATGATATGATAGGGTAGATCGCTACACCATCAATAGTTTCCATGTAACCTTTTACGAATTTGAACATGATTTCTTTTAG encodes:
- the hemN gene encoding oxygen-independent coproporphyrinogen III oxidase encodes the protein MCTLVQKYNVPGPRYTSYPTVPYWDIYNFSGKKWQSTLIQSFEESNSSEGISLYIHLPFCESMCTFCGCHKRITKRHEVEVPYLQTILKEWQLYCNLFSEKPRVKELHLGGGTPTFFSPENLEYLIKGIFKIADKAAHYEFSFEGHPNNTTREHLQALYNVGFRRVSFGVQDYNEKVQKAIHRVQPFENVKKVTEAAREIGYTSIGHDIIFGLPHQTIADVEQTILKTKELMPDRLAFYSYAHVPWLKGNGQRGYNDDDLPTAEEKRLQYETGKKLLAQVGYEEIGMDHFALKTDSLFKAMENGALHRNFMGYTASKTQLMIGLGASSISDSWYSFAQNVKGLEEYEHLVENAIIPIYRGHILTDEDTIIRKHILNLMCRFETVFTAEEIQLLDLEASFDKLQEMQADDLLQIDSYKITVLEKGRPFIRNICMAFDMHLQRKAPETRLFSMTI
- a CDS encoding TonB-dependent receptor, whose translation is MKKFLLTLFLLNALLVVNAQDIEIKGKIIDDMGEPLSGANIIVKGTAIGAISDFDGLFNITAPAKGTLLFSSLGFASKEAKINNQTFITIQLIASAQQLEEMVVIGSRGQARTKLETASPVDVISIATQSINMPQLGLAEMLVASAPSFSAFKSQGGDLSSSVDPPTLRGLAPNQMLVLINGKRRHTSALLAASQTGSPANAVDMSFISPESIDRVEILRDGASAQYGSDAIAGVMNVVLKKGTNKFSGSLTMGGYPNKAPDLSGSDVSETAQELLQDTEADGMNYQLSTNYGVGFENGGYLNLTGTYRQAEKTIRPNVSEATPYGDAYLNNQRTDTQGNVIITNPELIAAQAAGDTELAASLTTDEGLMAARGLTYKDFSTYAGSAGSKLGVISYNMALPINENTEFYSFGDFGYKYTDAYSCFFRRPAQADRANYDLYPNGFRPQIETTQTNIAFTGGIEGKLGDFDFDFSNTFGRNKMTFDMFNTFNSSLQSASPTDMNLGTHSFYQNTMNFDISRYYDDILSGFNIAVGTELRVENYKIMAGQEESYEAGDAGLYTASTDNEVLVGPDGAPLEDLESAPIVDANGDPVVLEYAGVSQSFNKVYSPNCQCFRGFAPGNESDAYRSVTAAYLDMELDVTKKWFVSTAFRAENYSDFGGVFTGKFATRYSILDNFAFRGSFSSGFRAPSLQELNYSHTYTFFIGLTPYDGTLYPNTSTAAKALGIPQLTEEKSTNFSIGFTTKLFNKLELTVDAYSIEIKDRIFETSEFDASDAPVLEPIIGEGLASFRINGGDVSTKGIEIVANYNERVGDGMLGLMASGVLRKNTFKNSTIPDLNTVLTDAEVEEKYVNRSSIGQFETGTPNTTFIGSATYSIGKWSGMLRETFYGEVTTLDNTLDANGLYDDQTFSSEFVTDIGITYKATEHISLTVGGNNIFNNYPDILIAANRGFYLYSNYQQGSNGSYYFGRLSFSF
- the ccoG gene encoding cytochrome c oxidase accessory protein CcoG; this translates as MAQDTENFRDSIGTINEDGKRAWIFPKKPSGKFYQYRKYVSYFLLAFLVAAPFVKINGNQFLMFNVLERRFNIFGFPFWPQDFHLFVISMIIGVIFIALFTVAFGRIFCGWMCPQTIFLEMVFRRIEFWIDGDRGAQIKLERQEWNAEKIKKRVLKWIIFFIISFLIANVFLAYLIGSDRLIQYVTDGPGQHISTMISLLIFTAVFYFIFAWFREQVCIIACPYGRMQGVLLDNKSIVVAYDHKRGESENGRKKWRKNEDREALGNGDCIDCFQCVNVCPTGIDIRNGTQLECVNCTACIDECDTIMEKVNLPKGLIRYASEDEIVKKEKFKFTPRLKGYTAILVILTGVLIGMLFLRNDIEANILRLPGQLYEHKEGNIISNVYTYKLLNKTNEDIDDVHFKLISHKGTIKLVRHEDFIVPAQNLAEGTLFIEINNSAIKSDKERIKIAVYSGDNLIETTTTAFLAPRSYK
- a CDS encoding FixH family protein, with protein sequence MKINWGTSIVIAFVCFISFILFFVIRMNIDHKANHDLVTEEYYKEELGFQKEIDAENNANDDNKNIEVEKTTEGLVITFPKNIDNTVVKGTVSLYRPSNKHLDFDFPIRLSDSHLLVPDKRLLEGRWDIKISWEYKDEEYLHKEKITY
- a CDS encoding CcoQ/FixQ family Cbb3-type cytochrome c oxidase assembly chaperone; protein product: MFKFVKGYMETIDGVAIYPIISLLIFFIFFVVLFGWVFTASKDYISEVSELPLEKDNQ
- a CDS encoding group III truncated hemoglobin, whose protein sequence is MPQKEIENRTDVSVLVRSFYAKVRLDNVLGPIFTGIITDWESHLELLTDFWETQLFLKRKYHGNPIKAHNEIDDKMNHSITPEHFGLWLNLWFETIDELFTGDTAFIAKNRARQMSSMLYMKMFENRSK
- a CDS encoding sulfite exporter TauE/SafE family protein, which encodes MLVSAIILGLMGSFHCVGMCGPIAFMLPVDRTNNFKKFSQIFIYHIGRLLAYGTLGLVFGLLGKGLFVFGMQQKLSIAIGILMIIVVVLPHKFISTYNFSKPMYRIIGKVKNRLGKELKKKTADTFITIGFLNGFLPCGLVYMGLFGAIAMGNPLEGALYMVLFGAGTIPLMTTAIYFSSLLKGAAKQKIQKLIPVFVVLIGALFILRGLGLGIPYVSPKPVAEVVSSNLECQN
- a CDS encoding universal stress protein, yielding MKNIIVPIDFSIQSENALKVAVSLAKKHNSKIFALHMLELNQAYITSTEGAHPEQTVFLLKMAEKRFAEFLNKPFLKGVEIKPIIKHFKVFSEVNEVAEANNADMIVMGSHGTDGVMEIFVGSNTEKVVRNSEVPVLVIKHRLDEFTPKTMVFACDLKEENVNAYQRAKYIAEQFSVALHIVYINTPGDNFLSSEDINIKIEKFSAVVGQEFINVKIYNDYTVETGVINYAETQGIDLIGIPTHGRKGISHFFMGSIGEDVANHSTIPVVTFKI
- a CDS encoding cbb3-type cytochrome c oxidase N-terminal domain-containing protein; this encodes MKNKSLWWIRVPALFFLIFGLMEYFVDSGKQPAIIAYPITQFFMVLVLIILIAIELILSSIENVMFQTLSEEAKERYLVSKTTKWEWKWGKNIYKKMLGSKPMEVESEIVLDHNYDGIRELDNKLPPWWVYMFYASIVFAIVYLLRFHVFNDYNQITEYEQEVADANLAIEEYKKTAKDLVDESTVVLLADAGDLSAGKKIFESNCVACHMADGGGGIGPNLTDQYWILGGGIKNVFHTISEGGRDGKGMIAWKQTLKPAEIAQVASYVLQEINGKTPANPKAPDGDIWVDPNTPAPATEIQEQVTDSTSVVMN